One genomic window of Parasteatoda tepidariorum isolate YZ-2023 chromosome 9, CAS_Ptep_4.0, whole genome shotgun sequence includes the following:
- the LOC107440638 gene encoding calmodulin: MADQLTEEQIAEFKEAFSLFDKDGDGTITTKELGTVMRSLGQNPTEAELQDMINEVDADGNGTIDFPEFLTMMARKMKDTDSEEEIREAFRVFDKDGNGFISAAELRHVMTNLGEKLTDEEVDEMIREADIDGDGQVNYEEFVTMMTSK, from the exons gCAGATCAGTTGACAGAAGAACAAATAGCAG aattcaAAGAAGCCTTTTCCCTGTTTGATAAGGATGGTGATGGAACAATCACAACAAAAGAGTTAGGAACTGTTATGAGATCCCTCGGACAGAATCCAACAGAAGCAGAGCTTCAAGATATGATTAATGAAGTAGATGcagatg GAAATGGAACAATagattttcctgaatttctcaCGATGATGGCCAGGAAGATGAAGGACACAGACAGCGAAGAAGAAATCAGGGAAGCTTTCCGTGTCTTTGACAAGGACGGGAATGGTTTCATTAGTGCTGCTGAACTGCGTCATGTGATGACAAATCTAGGTGAGAAACTAACAGACGAAGAAGTGGATGAAATGATCAGGGAAGCTGACATAGATGGAGACGGACAAGTTAACTATGAAG AATTCGTAACAATGATGACATCAAagtaa